A segment of the Bacillus licheniformis DSM 13 = ATCC 14580 genome:
CCCTTTAAGCATCCGGTATAAATTTCCGCTGTGTTAGGAAATCTAAAAATAAACGCTAAAAGGAGGCAGACGCATGCAGCAGCAAGGAATGACAACACCGCCGCCGGTCATTTCAACGAAGGACCATCTGTATTTGCAGGATATGCTGAACTGGAACCTGCTCGCGATGAAAAAAGCGCATTTTATGGCGGATCAATGCCAGGATCAGTCTCTTAAAACAGAACTCGACAGGGTCGGCCAAATGCACCATCACCATTACAATATGATATTGGAGCAGCTTCGTCAAAATCAAACGCAAAACCCGTCAGCATACATGCAATAGGAGGTCAATGATGAATCAGCAAAACCAACAGAAAATCGGCAATCAGGAAACCCCTGTCCCAAAGACGAGCGCGATGAACGACAGGGATTTTGTCAACGAACTGCTGACAACCGAAAAATATATGACGTCAGCATACTCGACGGCGCTTAATGAACTAAGCCATGAATCGCTTTACCAGGCCGTACAGCCGCTGTTTAACGAGGCGCAAAACGCTCAGCGCAGATTGTACCAGGTAATGTTTCAAAACGGATGGTACAAGGTGGAGGCAGAAGATGCCCAAAAAATCCAGCAGTCCTATCAGCAGTTCCATTCTACACTGCAAGACCAGTCGCCTTATCAGCAAAATCAATAAACAAAAAATAAGCAGAGGAATCTCTCTGCTTATTTTTTCTGATTAGCCGCCCGGTGCGCTTCATTACGTTCTTTAATCTGGCGGATTACTTCTTTTATCCCCTGCTTCGCATCCGGATAAGCTCCGTTCCAATGCTTGGCGAGGGGCGGCATGCTTTTGGCGATATGGCTGTAGATGATCCACATCTTCACCTGTTCTTTCAGTTCTTCGTCCGTTTCGCCCAAAAGCAGTTCCGTATATTTCTCGACCAGTCCGTCCAGCTGCTCCCTGAGTTTTTCCACTCACGACACCCTTTCTTTATGTTTATTTCTCGGGCATGTTCTGCATTTGACGCCGTTTTCGTCTGTTGCATAATACAGACAGCAAGTCGTGCGTGTCCGATCCTCCGCATGCTGTCCGGGATAAAACCTTTTGAGAGGGTTTTCGTCCTCACCTTCATCAAAAAGGCCTGGCTCTGCTTCGTAAAGAAGAAAACGGAAATCTCGCGCCGCCCGTGCCTTGAGCTTCGGATCTTCCTGAAGCATGTCGTACATCCAATACAGATAAACCGCAATATTTTCCCAAAGAATGTGCTTTGAAATCGAGAATGTCTGTCGACAGGCCTCGATCATGCCGCCCAAATGGCGCCTGAAGATATCTTCGGTCAATTTTTTCAGTTCTTCGGTGCGGTCCCCTTCGATAAGCTCAGCACCTTTGTGAAAATAAAACGACGGCGTCCATCCTTGATCATCCGCTTCTATCTCCCACGATACGGAAGCCGGGTCGGCTGGGAGCCGTTTTCCGCAAACCGTAAACAGATAGAAATGCAGCGCAGCAAGCATGCCGCCGCGCTTAACGAGCATTGAAGCCGCAACTTTTTGATTCGGAGCGTTCAGCCTGTCTTTTATAGCTTCTGCATAACGGCCTAAAAAATCCTCATCAAGGAGCATGTTTCCTTTAACAGAGAATAAGGAGCCGGTCTGCTTCGTTCCAAGGCGGAAACGAAGCAATGACTCAAGCTCCTCTTTTGTTAAATTAAGCATGGGACTGAACCACCTGCTGGACGATGCATCTTCCTTTTCCGTACGGAATGCAGTGCGGCGTGCCGAAAAGCGGATCTTTCGTCACTTCGCAGTCCATTTCAAAAACGTCCTGTACAAGCTTGCAGTTGATAATGGATTCAGGCCGGCCTTCGGCATATATCTTTTTATCTTTAATCGCGACGAGGTGATGGGCGTAGCGGCAGGCGAGGTTCAAATCGTGCAGCACCATCACGATCGTGCGCTTTTCGTGTTCATTTAATTCAAACAATAGGTCCAGAATTTCGATTTGATGCGTCATATCCAAGTATGTCGTCGGTTCATCCAGTAAAATGATATCCGTTTCCTGGGCGAGCGTCATCGCGATCCAAGCGCGCTGCCGCTGGCCTCCTGACAAGGAATCGACTGTACGCTCAGCCAGTTCTTCCATTCTTGTCGCTTTCAAAGCCCTTTGCACGGCCTCTTCATCTTCTGCTGACCATTGCTTCAGCCAGTTTTGGTAAGGATACCGCCCCTGCTTAACGAGCTGGAGAACGGTCAAGCCTTCCGGAGCCGAAGGGCCTTGAGGAAGAATGGCCAGCTCCTTTGCCACTTCTTTCGTCGGAAGCTTGGCGATGGAGCTGCCTTCGAGGAGCACCGAACCGCCCTTTGGCTTCATCAAACGTGCGAGAGACCGAAGGAGAGTCGACTTACCGCAGCCGTTGCTGCCGATAAATACGGTGATTTCACCTTTTGGGATCGTTAAGTTTAACTCATCAATAATGATTGTTTCTCCATAACCTAAGCTTAACGTTTCTGTTGAAATGGCACTCATAAATGAAATCTCTCCTTTTATTGGTTTCTGCTTTTATACAGCAAGTAGATAAAGTAAGGGGCGCCGATCGCGGCGGTAAACACACCGGCAGGCACTTCAACGGGAGAAAAAAGCGTGCGGCCGATGATGTCGGCAATCAGCACGAGCAATCCTCCGATCAGCGCGGCAACCGGCAAGAGGGCGCCGAATGACGATCCGACAAGCCTTCTTGCGATATGCGGGGCCATCAAACCGACAAAACCGACAGTTCCGGCAAAAGCAACGGCGATTCCGGCAAAAGCAGTGCTCAGAAGCAGGAGCAAAAAGCGGTTTCGCTGAACCGAGCTGCCCGCTCCTGTCGCCAGTTCTTCGCCGAGCGTCTGGATATTGACGTTTCTGGCGGCGGCTGCCGATATCAGCAAAAGGACAAGCGCAGCCGGCAATAAAACGTTCACATCCTGCCAGTTGGAGCCATATACTGATCCGGTAATCCAGACGTTCGCCTGGGACATTCTGTATATCGGTCCTTTTATCATAAACAATGTCGTCAGCGACTGGGCAAGCATCGAAAATCCGATTCCGATCAAAACGAGCCTGAAAGTTGAAGAGCCGTTTTTATATGAAAGAAAATAAACGAGCATTCCGGCGAGAGCCGCGCCGATAAAAGCGGCGACCGGGAGCCAGCTGATGCTGACCGTAAGCGCATTATTTTTATTGGAAAACAGCATTAAAAACAAGACAACGGCGACTGAAGCCCCGCCGGTCACACCGATAATATCCGGCGAAGCGAGCGGATTGCGGATCAGACCCTGGAGGATCGATCCGGCTGCCGCCAGACAGATTCCGGCAAACAGAGCAACCAAAATCCGCGGCATCCTGAAGGACATGATGATCAGGTCATCGCCCGGATCCCCCATGCCCAAAAACGTTTTCGCGACGGCGCCCGGAGAAATAAAACGTTCGCCGATGCCGGCGCTGAGGATGACTGCACAAGCCGTCAACACCAATAGGATCACGAATGAAAACAGCGCTTTTCTGCCGATCAACAATGAAATGCCGCCTTTTCCGATTCTCAGCGTGCGGTAATTTTTCATTTTTGGAACCCCCTTCTCGCGATATAGACAAAAATGGGTGTCCCAATGATGGCTGTCATGACGCCGACAGGTACTTCTTCAGGCATGATCAGGTACCTTGCGCCAATGTCTGCGGTAACGAGCAGGATGGCTCCAAGCACGGCGCAGTACGGAAGAACCCAGCGATGGTCGTGCCCGACGATAAATTTAGCAAAATGCGGGATGACAATGCCGATAAAGCCGATCGGCCCGGCCACGGCGACAGATCCCCCGGCTAGCAGGACAATCGAAACCGCCATCAGCGCTTTAATCAGCCACGTTTTTTGGCCGAGGCTTTTTGCCACTTCCTCCCCCATTGTTAAGACATTGATTTTGGATCCTAGCAAAAAGCTGATGATGAATGCCGGCACGATATATGGAAGAACGGAGACCAAGAGGCTGAGGTCGCGCCCCTGGACAGAGCCCGCAAGCCAAAACAGCGCCTGCTCAAGGGCTGCTTCATTAACGGAAAGCATCCCTTGCGTCAATGATGAGAACAGCGCTGACATCGCCGCCCCTGCAAGCGTCAGCTTGACCGGCGTCAGCCCTTCCCTTCCGAGAGAGCCGACAAAATAGACGACAAGCGCGGCAAACGCTGCACCGAAAAAAGAGATCCATGCAATCGTCTGAAGCGAACCGACGTGAAAGAAAAACAGCGCTCCAACAACAAAGAAACCGGCACCCGCGTTCACGCCGAAAATTCCCGGGGAAGCAAGCGGGTTTTTTGTCATCGCCTGCATTAAAGCGCCGGCAACCCCGAGGGAAGCACCGACAGTTGCAGCAATCAGCGCGCGCGGCAAACGCACGTTTTTGATGACAAGATGTTCATTAGAGCCGCTGAAGCCGGTAAAAGCCTTGTAGGCCATCGACCATGACGTATTCGTATAACCGTATACGATACTGGCGCAAACGGCGGCAGCCAGCACCAAAATAAAAGACAGTAGTGCGATCGTTCTATATTTATTCGTTCTTAAGAGCATAAATTAAAATTCTCCTAGTTTGACTGAAACATCTACTGGTAATTGTATCAGATAACATTGATCTTGAAAATCATTTTCAATTAACAATTGACAAAATTCTGATCAAAAATTATGATCAGGATGAATGACTTACATACCTAAGGAGGACACACATGAAGAGATGGTCAATTGTTGGATTTATCGCTTTGTTAGCGATTTCAATTCTTGCAGCCTGCGGCGGAGGCAAGGATGACTCTGCAAAGGGCGGAGAAAATAAAGATACGATCACCGTTAAACACGCAATGGGTACGGAAGACCAAGTGCCTGCAGACCCAAAAAGAGTCGTCGTCCTGACAAATGAAGGAACCGAAGCGCTTTTGGAACTCGGAATCAAACCTGTGGGTGCAGTCAAATCCTGGACAGGCGATCCTTGGTATAAGCATATTCAAGCCGATATGAAAGGCGTTAAGCAAATCGGACTCGAAGGCGAACCGAATATCGAAGCGATTGCCGAGCTGAAGCCTGATTTAATCATCGGGAATAAAATGAGACATGAAAAAATCTACGACAAGCTTGAAAAAATTGCTCCGACTGTCTTCTCTGAAACGCTGCGCGGCGAATGGAAAGACAACTTCTCCCTCTACGCGAAAGCGGTAAACAAAGAGGAAAAGGGCAAAGAAGTTTTAGAAGATTTCGATAAAAAAGTCAGCGAATTAAGCGACAAGCTCGGCGACCAGAAAAAGAAACGGGTGTCGGTAATCAGATTTATGGCCGGCCAATCAAGGATTTACTATAAAGATTCTTTCCCGGGAATTATCCTGGATCAGCTCGGATTCAAGTATCCGGAAAAACAGGAAAAACTGTTTGAGAAACAAGACGACAAATTTGTTTTTATGACGGAAAATAAAGAATCGATCCCTGATATGGACGGAGATGTCCTGTTCTATTTCACATATAAACCTGCCGAAAGCAAAAAAGAAGCTGAAACATGGCAAAACGATTGGACAAGCGATCCGCTGTGGAAAAAATTGAACGCTGTAAAAACCGGAAACGCCCATGAAGTCGACGATGCGATCTGGACGACGGCCGGCGGCGTAAAAGCAGCGTATCTGTTCCTTGATGACATCGAAAAATACTTTTTAAAATCTTAAGCAAAAAAGAGCATTTCCAGTTTGGAAATGCTCTTTTGTTTATTTTCCGTTATAGATTCTGGACGTGCCATCAGGCCATTTCACCCGCAGCTGAAACCGGTCATATTGTTCGTCAAGATTGAAGGCCTCGAGCACATTGCTGATCACGTCCTGCTCTGGATCGGATTTGGCGATCGAAAGCTCGCTTAAAACCATTTTCATTTCGTTTAAAGCTTCCTCCCCTTCGCGGTCCGCTCCGTTCAGATAGTCTTTAATCGATGCTTCTTCCCGCTCCTGTTTGTCGTATACGGCTTCAAACGTATTGTGCTTTCCATGGCCATAGTTCACTTCCAATGCAAATGCAGCGTAAGGCACGCTTTTCACATCTGAAACAGGGGCGTTATCGGGAACGGCCTCCTTGCCTTCCGCATGTTCTTCCGCTATGGAGCCGCAGCCGGTCATCAGGATCAGGACGAGAGCGATAACGGCCATCCGAAATTGATTCATCCCGTTCATCTCCTCTATGCACATTATCCTTAGCTATGTCCACTTTGCGGAAACTCATTCAATCTAAGCGGAAGCATTTATGTCATCGCTAAAAATGCTTCTGCATCTCGGACAGCCGGCTGAATGGCCGCTTCCCAGAAATCCCGCTTCGTCAGATCGGCGCCGAGATGCTTCATGGCCAGTTCTTCAACAGACATGGAGGCTGTATCTTTTAAGAGAGCAATATATTTTTCTTCAAATGCCGCACCCTCTTTCAGCGCTTGCGCGTAAATGCCAAGCGAAAACAAGTAGCCGAACGTATAAGGAAAATTGTAAAACGGAACAGACGTAATATAAAAATGAAGCTTTGATGCCCAAAAATACGGATGATACTCGCCAAGCGCACCGCAAAACGCTTCTTTCTGAGCTTCTTCCATCAGTTCGTTCAGCCTTCCGGCGGATACGACGCCGTTTTTTCGTTCATCGTAGAAGCGGGTTTCAAATAGGAACCTTGCGTGAATGTTCATAAAAAAGGCGACGCTCCGCTGAACCTTATCTTCCAGAAGGACGATTTTTTCTTCGTCTGAACCGGCTTGTTTTAACGCCGCATCGGCCACGATCATTTCTGCAAAGGTGGACGCCGTTTCCGCCACATTCATCGCATACGCCCTGTTCAGCGGCCTGACGTCCAGCATGGATTCCTGATGAAAGGCATGGCCAAGCTCATGCGCCAAGGTGGAAACGTTTGACTGGCTTCCTGCAAATGTCATAAATATTCTTGATTCCCCGCTGTCAGGAAAATTGGCGCAAAAGCCGCCCGGACGTTTTCCTCCCCTGTCTTCAGCTTCAACCCATCTGTCTCTGAGCGCCTTTTCAGCAAAGGAGGAGAGCTTTTTTCCAAACGTTTTAAACTGCCCGGTAATAAAAGCGGCTGCCTCTTGATACGAATATTCCTTTGCTGCTGAACCGATCGGCGCTTCGACGTCATACCAGCTCAGTTTATCCAGTCCGAGCAAAGACGCCTTCCGGGAAAGATAGTCTGCAAACGGCTTTTTATGATCAATAATGACCTGCCACATGACATCAAGGGTTTCCTGCTTCATGCGGTTGATGTCCAGCGGTTCTTTCAATACATTGTCCCAGCCTCTCGCCTCATAGACGTTCAGTCTGAAACCGGCGAGGTGATTCAGCGTGCTGCTGAGCAAATCAGCGTGCTGTTCCCAGCCGTGGTCCAAATTTTCCGATACGGAGCGGCGGATCTTTCTGTCAGGTTTAGATGTCAGGTTCTGCGCCTGTCCGACAGACAGAATTTTCGTCTCGCCATCTTCTTCATACGGAATTTGAATTTGGTCGACGATGCTGTCGTACATATCGCCCCAGGCATGATATCCGTCAACAGACAAGCCTTGAATCAATGTTTCCTGTTCGGAACTAAGCTTTTCCGTTACCCGCTCTCTTCTCTCATTCAAAATATAAGCGATATCGGAAATGCTTTCATCTTGAAGGATCGCTTCCCATTCTACATTTGGGACAACGGCAAATTTGCTGTCAAGCACGACCAGCGCCTTCTGCGCATCGGCAGCGAGCCGGGTGACCTCAAAATTAAGGGCATTCGCCTTTAAATCCGCGGTGTCCTGGGCTTGGAGACATCCGACAAAAGCGTCTGCTTCGCGGATTTTAACATCAATTGTTTCAAAAAGCGCCAGCGTTTCTTTCAATTCATCAAGGCCGCTTTTTGAGACGGTAAGAGCCTCGGCCGAACGTTTAAAAGTTGAAAGCAGTGTTTTAATCTCATTTAAATATTGGCGGAATTCGGCGGAGCCGCTCCCGCCTTTAAAGAAAACCTCGA
Coding sequences within it:
- a CDS encoding M3 family oligoendopeptidase, translated to MTFHQLKDTWDLEVFFKGGSGSAEFRQYLNEIKTLLSTFKRSAEALTVSKSGLDELKETLALFETIDVKIREADAFVGCLQAQDTADLKANALNFEVTRLAADAQKALVVLDSKFAVVPNVEWEAILQDESISDIAYILNERRERVTEKLSSEQETLIQGLSVDGYHAWGDMYDSIVDQIQIPYEEDGETKILSVGQAQNLTSKPDRKIRRSVSENLDHGWEQHADLLSSTLNHLAGFRLNVYEARGWDNVLKEPLDINRMKQETLDVMWQVIIDHKKPFADYLSRKASLLGLDKLSWYDVEAPIGSAAKEYSYQEAAAFITGQFKTFGKKLSSFAEKALRDRWVEAEDRGGKRPGGFCANFPDSGESRIFMTFAGSQSNVSTLAHELGHAFHQESMLDVRPLNRAYAMNVAETASTFAEMIVADAALKQAGSDEEKIVLLEDKVQRSVAFFMNIHARFLFETRFYDERKNGVVSAGRLNELMEEAQKEAFCGALGEYHPYFWASKLHFYITSVPFYNFPYTFGYLFSLGIYAQALKEGAAFEEKYIALLKDTASMSVEELAMKHLGADLTKRDFWEAAIQPAVRDAEAFLAMT
- a CDS encoding spore coat protein; the encoded protein is MNQQNQQKIGNQETPVPKTSAMNDRDFVNELLTTEKYMTSAYSTALNELSHESLYQAVQPLFNEAQNAQRRLYQVMFQNGWYKVEAEDAQKIQQSYQQFHSTLQDQSPYQQNQ
- a CDS encoding ABC transporter substrate-binding protein, whose protein sequence is MKRWSIVGFIALLAISILAACGGGKDDSAKGGENKDTITVKHAMGTEDQVPADPKRVVVLTNEGTEALLELGIKPVGAVKSWTGDPWYKHIQADMKGVKQIGLEGEPNIEAIAELKPDLIIGNKMRHEKIYDKLEKIAPTVFSETLRGEWKDNFSLYAKAVNKEEKGKEVLEDFDKKVSELSDKLGDQKKKRVSVIRFMAGQSRIYYKDSFPGIILDQLGFKYPEKQEKLFEKQDDKFVFMTENKESIPDMDGDVLFYFTYKPAESKKEAETWQNDWTSDPLWKKLNAVKTGNAHEVDDAIWTTAGGVKAAYLFLDDIEKYFLKS
- a CDS encoding YusW family protein: MNQFRMAVIALVLILMTGCGSIAEEHAEGKEAVPDNAPVSDVKSVPYAAFALEVNYGHGKHNTFEAVYDKQEREEASIKDYLNGADREGEEALNEMKMVLSELSIAKSDPEQDVISNVLEAFNLDEQYDRFQLRVKWPDGTSRIYNGK
- a CDS encoding YusU family protein; this encodes MEKLREQLDGLVEKYTELLLGETDEELKEQVKMWIIYSHIAKSMPPLAKHWNGAYPDAKQGIKEVIRQIKERNEAHRAANQKK
- a CDS encoding FecCD family ABC transporter permease, which translates into the protein MLLRTNKYRTIALLSFILVLAAAVCASIVYGYTNTSWSMAYKAFTGFSGSNEHLVIKNVRLPRALIAATVGASLGVAGALMQAMTKNPLASPGIFGVNAGAGFFVVGALFFFHVGSLQTIAWISFFGAAFAALVVYFVGSLGREGLTPVKLTLAGAAMSALFSSLTQGMLSVNEAALEQALFWLAGSVQGRDLSLLVSVLPYIVPAFIISFLLGSKINVLTMGEEVAKSLGQKTWLIKALMAVSIVLLAGGSVAVAGPIGFIGIVIPHFAKFIVGHDHRWVLPYCAVLGAILLVTADIGARYLIMPEEVPVGVMTAIIGTPIFVYIARRGFQK
- a CDS encoding IucA/IucC family C-terminal-domain containing protein, translating into MLNLTKEELESLLRFRLGTKQTGSLFSVKGNMLLDEDFLGRYAEAIKDRLNAPNQKVAASMLVKRGGMLAALHFYLFTVCGKRLPADPASVSWEIEADDQGWTPSFYFHKGAELIEGDRTEELKKLTEDIFRRHLGGMIEACRQTFSISKHILWENIAVYLYWMYDMLQEDPKLKARAARDFRFLLYEAEPGLFDEGEDENPLKRFYPGQHAEDRTRTTCCLYYATDENGVKCRTCPRNKHKERVS
- a CDS encoding FecCD family ABC transporter permease, whose translation is MKNYRTLRIGKGGISLLIGRKALFSFVILLVLTACAVILSAGIGERFISPGAVAKTFLGMGDPGDDLIIMSFRMPRILVALFAGICLAAAGSILQGLIRNPLASPDIIGVTGGASVAVVLFLMLFSNKNNALTVSISWLPVAAFIGAALAGMLVYFLSYKNGSSTFRLVLIGIGFSMLAQSLTTLFMIKGPIYRMSQANVWITGSVYGSNWQDVNVLLPAALVLLLISAAAARNVNIQTLGEELATGAGSSVQRNRFLLLLLSTAFAGIAVAFAGTVGFVGLMAPHIARRLVGSSFGALLPVAALIGGLLVLIADIIGRTLFSPVEVPAGVFTAAIGAPYFIYLLYKSRNQ
- a CDS encoding ABC transporter ATP-binding protein produces the protein MSAISTETLSLGYGETIIIDELNLTIPKGEITVFIGSNGCGKSTLLRSLARLMKPKGGSVLLEGSSIAKLPTKEVAKELAILPQGPSAPEGLTVLQLVKQGRYPYQNWLKQWSAEDEEAVQRALKATRMEELAERTVDSLSGGQRQRAWIAMTLAQETDIILLDEPTTYLDMTHQIEILDLLFELNEHEKRTIVMVLHDLNLACRYAHHLVAIKDKKIYAEGRPESIINCKLVQDVFEMDCEVTKDPLFGTPHCIPYGKGRCIVQQVVQSHA